One Sediminicola sp. YIK13 DNA segment encodes these proteins:
- a CDS encoding PorP/SprF family type IX secretion system membrane protein yields the protein MGKSNRLYFCILLLFATISVFGQKEPQYTQYMYNIGSFNPAYSASVDNAEIAGLYRAQWIDIEGAPRTMRFGVNIPMSNEKNGLGFNVVNDQLGPSSQTFVDIAYAYQVQVSDDAKLSFGIDAGGSFLNVDFSKGDFENPNEPLLNGSTINNFYPTIGAGAFLYADNWYTGLSIPNFLTSGIYNEEVATIVDDKMQFNFIGGYVFELSNNVKLKPAFLLNYVNGLPLNINVSSNFLISDVFTVGASYRVDNAVSGLAGFQVSSGTFVGYSYDYNTNGLGQYNSGSHEIILKFYLGKGDGTKRDKDKNAKGKPKQIDTPRFF from the coding sequence ATGGGAAAAAGCAATAGGTTATATTTTTGCATCCTTCTACTTTTTGCCACGATATCGGTTTTTGGCCAAAAAGAGCCACAATACACCCAATATATGTACAATATTGGAAGTTTTAACCCGGCATATTCGGCCAGTGTGGACAATGCCGAGATTGCAGGACTCTACAGGGCACAGTGGATAGATATTGAAGGGGCACCACGGACCATGAGGTTTGGGGTAAACATTCCAATGTCCAACGAGAAGAACGGACTTGGTTTTAATGTGGTCAATGATCAATTGGGGCCTTCCTCCCAAACCTTTGTGGATATTGCCTATGCCTATCAGGTACAGGTATCCGATGATGCCAAGCTGTCCTTTGGGATAGACGCAGGGGGATCGTTTTTAAATGTTGATTTCTCAAAAGGTGATTTTGAAAACCCGAATGAACCCTTATTGAATGGGTCCACCATCAACAATTTTTATCCAACCATTGGGGCTGGAGCCTTTTTATATGCAGACAATTGGTATACGGGACTATCCATACCCAACTTTTTGACCAGTGGCATTTATAATGAAGAGGTAGCGACCATTGTGGATGATAAAATGCAGTTCAACTTTATTGGGGGCTATGTTTTTGAACTTTCTAATAATGTAAAGCTCAAACCGGCTTTTTTGCTTAACTATGTAAATGGGCTGCCGTTGAACATCAATGTTTCTTCCAACTTTTTAATCAGCGATGTCTTTACGGTAGGGGCCTCATATAGAGTGGACAATGCGGTTAGCGGTCTGGCAGGATTCCAAGTATCCAGTGGAACTTTTGTAGGGTATTCCTATGATTACAACACCAATGGGCTAGGGCAGTACAATAGTGGTTCCCATGAAATCATCCTAAAATTTTATTTAGGCAAAGGGGATGGTACTAAGCGGGATAAAGATAAAAATGCCAAAGGCAAACCAAAACAAATAGATACCCCAAGATTCTTTTAA
- a CDS encoding OmpA family protein, with product MKLRTLILFLLLGAISSAQVKTSKGDILFFEYDFKAAIKQYQLEMRKSKLSNQQFLNLADSYFKTDEYAKSAEIYLDVFKRDTTMSNAYFNKMLQALSKTKGRESVATFLETRKREFPVEILENYDFNNELLKAQSESDIEVLNLRTNSAQADFSPSFYEDRLLFTSARNENIKEKYAPSGESYMDIMIGRIEKDGDVLVAQSFDNIPETIYHEATPYYSKELKSTFYILSNADGDELSFDKNGRNALSMGMVDQNGNFKFLLRDLSTSFYYPFFEYATGRLFFAANFPEGYGGTDIYYVYTNDGQIMSSPINLGPRINTAGNEIAPYIYENSLYFSSDIFYGLGGMDVYKANMKSNNNFSIPVNLGIGINTSSDDFGLIIRENGSNGLMGYFASNRAGGKGNDDIYSFHAKQSLGLKTFAVKGKVINLATNQGIQKAKIRLLDKDGVVIKELYANEEGDYSVEIPFQNVITIEASKDRHSTYLETYQDEKLESLQKNDFNPGVLALEDVVEEKENQTVLKLRKFYFGKGRSTITPEIAMELDKVVVALTKFPKLQLRIETHTDSRGSNSYNLKLSQERSEAIKRYLLQNGVSADNILFTVGFGEEKITNNCTNGVFCLDMLHQQNERTLLVVLNYKTIF from the coding sequence ATGAAATTAAGGACACTAATATTATTTTTATTACTGGGTGCAATTTCCTCGGCACAGGTCAAAACATCAAAGGGGGATATTTTATTCTTTGAATATGATTTTAAGGCCGCTATTAAACAGTATCAATTGGAGATGCGCAAATCCAAACTATCAAATCAGCAATTCCTGAACTTGGCCGATTCTTATTTTAAGACCGACGAGTACGCAAAATCAGCAGAAATATATTTGGATGTATTTAAGAGAGACACCACCATGTCCAACGCATATTTTAATAAGATGCTCCAAGCGCTTTCCAAAACAAAGGGCAGGGAAAGTGTTGCTACATTTTTGGAGACCAGGAAAAGGGAATTTCCTGTAGAAATTCTGGAAAATTATGATTTTAACAACGAGCTTTTAAAAGCACAATCTGAAAGTGATATAGAAGTATTAAACCTTCGAACCAATAGTGCACAGGCAGATTTTTCTCCTTCATTTTATGAAGATCGCCTATTGTTTACCAGTGCGAGAAATGAAAATATAAAAGAAAAATATGCACCTTCAGGGGAGTCGTATATGGATATTATGATTGGAAGGATAGAAAAGGATGGTGATGTTTTGGTTGCACAATCATTTGATAATATTCCGGAGACCATTTACCATGAGGCCACTCCTTATTATTCCAAGGAACTAAAAAGTACCTTTTATATCCTTTCCAATGCAGATGGAGATGAATTGTCATTTGACAAAAACGGAAGAAATGCCCTATCTATGGGAATGGTAGATCAAAATGGAAATTTTAAATTTTTATTGAGGGATTTGAGTACCTCCTTTTATTACCCGTTTTTTGAATACGCTACCGGTAGACTGTTTTTTGCGGCGAATTTTCCTGAAGGATACGGAGGAACAGATATTTATTATGTGTATACCAATGACGGACAGATTATGTCCTCCCCAATAAACTTGGGACCTAGGATCAATACCGCAGGAAATGAAATAGCACCTTATATTTATGAAAACAGCCTGTATTTTTCTTCCGATATTTTTTATGGATTAGGGGGGATGGATGTTTATAAAGCTAATATGAAGTCTAATAATAATTTCAGTATTCCAGTTAATCTGGGAATTGGCATTAATACTTCTTCCGATGATTTTGGTTTAATTATTAGGGAAAACGGATCTAATGGTCTAATGGGGTACTTTGCGTCCAATAGAGCCGGTGGAAAAGGAAACGATGATATATATTCCTTCCATGCAAAACAATCACTTGGACTAAAAACTTTTGCTGTAAAAGGTAAGGTAATAAACCTTGCAACGAATCAAGGAATTCAAAAGGCAAAAATACGTTTACTGGATAAGGATGGAGTAGTCATAAAAGAGCTGTATGCCAATGAAGAAGGCGATTATTCAGTTGAGATTCCATTTCAAAATGTGATAACGATAGAAGCATCCAAGGATAGGCATTCAACATATCTGGAAACATATCAAGATGAGAAATTGGAAAGCTTGCAAAAAAATGATTTTAACCCTGGTGTTTTGGCCTTGGAGGATGTGGTAGAAGAAAAGGAGAATCAGACGGTTTTAAAACTGAGAAAGTTTTATTTTGGGAAAGGAAGAAGTACCATTACTCCTGAAATAGCTATGGAACTAGATAAGGTAGTAGTTGCTTTGACCAAGTTCCCGAAGCTTCAACTCAGAATTGAAACACATACCGACAGTAGGGGAAGTAATAGTTATAATTTAAAGTTATCCCAAGAACGTTCTGAAGCCATCAAAAGGTATTTGCTCCAAAACGGAGTGAGCGCCGATAATATATTGTTCACTGTAGGATTTGGTGAAGAGAAAATCACAAATAACTGCACCAACGGAGTTTTTTGTTTGGATATGTTGCACCAACAGAATGAAAGGACGTTACTAGTTGTCTTGAATTACAAGACTATCTTTTAG
- a CDS encoding SanA/YdcF family protein, with translation MKKKIVRVFLLLATTIILVLFISTFSIQLFTSGKTFHTLNRIPKNKVGLILGTSKRLTSGKPNPYYHNRISATVRLYDAGKIEYILVSGDNATLYYNEPYTIKKDLIKAGIPENKIFLDYAGFRTLDSMVRAKYVFGLDSVTVISQKFHNERAIFLAERKGLHAIGFNAQDITGSDGLKVRLREYFARVKVFIDLTFNTQPKFYGKKIEIK, from the coding sequence ATGAAGAAAAAAATTGTCCGTGTTTTTCTACTTTTAGCAACCACCATTATTTTGGTGTTGTTCATCAGTACTTTTTCAATACAACTCTTTACGTCAGGAAAAACATTTCACACCCTAAACAGGATTCCCAAAAACAAGGTAGGTTTGATTCTGGGCACGTCTAAGCGACTTACCTCTGGCAAACCAAATCCCTATTACCACAATCGTATATCTGCCACCGTTAGGCTCTATGACGCAGGAAAAATTGAATACATCTTGGTAAGCGGGGATAATGCCACCCTGTATTATAACGAGCCATACACCATAAAAAAAGATCTGATCAAGGCCGGAATACCAGAGAACAAGATCTTCTTGGACTATGCGGGGTTTAGAACCCTGGATTCCATGGTAAGGGCCAAGTATGTTTTTGGATTGGATAGTGTTACCGTAATTTCCCAAAAATTCCACAATGAAAGGGCTATATTTCTGGCCGAAAGAAAAGGACTGCATGCCATCGGTTTTAATGCCCAGGATATTACTGGAAGCGATGGGCTAAAGGTGCGGCTCAGAGAATATTTTGCCAGGGTAAAAGTCTTCATCGACCTTACTTTTAACACCCAGCCAAAATTTTACGGCAAAAAAATAGAGATCAAATAG
- a CDS encoding NRAMP family divalent metal transporter gives MSKLKILLKNLGPGLLFASMAIGTSHLVLSTKAGAQYGWIMIIPIILANVLKYPFFEFGVRYTNVTNRTLIEGYLNRGKGYLWFYAFITLISTFTILATLYVVTSGLFINLFKINDASVSMVALGLFAFISALLIIGKYKFLETSLKLVVSILFIALIVTTALVIFKGNVATADNFVPLPIFNEVGILFLIGLVGWMPTAVEASSWISLWTIEKFKITNTKLSLPEALQEFNVGYLLTGLLAIFFMVIGWMTLYGTNTVISGNAVAFSDQLIQMFTTHIGEWTYAFIATAAFATMFSTCMTAHDALARVSLDIIGLLSPKTKTNKLQFSVAIILLAIVNFLVITVFSGNMGQLVALATFVSFVLAPIIGYMNLKNVMSTDLPASAQPGKGLRIMTYLGILFLSFFAIYYCWMIFF, from the coding sequence ATGTCCAAATTAAAGATCCTCCTTAAAAACCTAGGCCCAGGTCTCCTTTTTGCCAGTATGGCCATAGGTACTTCACATCTAGTATTATCTACCAAAGCTGGTGCCCAATATGGCTGGATCATGATCATCCCCATTATCCTGGCCAATGTGCTTAAATATCCTTTCTTTGAATTTGGAGTGCGCTATACCAATGTGACCAACAGAACATTAATTGAAGGCTATCTCAACAGAGGAAAGGGCTACCTGTGGTTCTACGCTTTTATCACACTCATTTCTACCTTTACCATTTTGGCTACCCTCTATGTGGTTACCTCGGGCCTCTTCATCAATCTCTTTAAAATTAATGATGCTTCGGTAAGTATGGTCGCCCTTGGACTATTCGCTTTTATAAGTGCACTGCTGATCATTGGAAAGTACAAGTTCCTGGAGACGTCCTTAAAATTGGTGGTTTCCATTCTTTTTATAGCCCTTATTGTAACCACGGCCTTAGTGATATTTAAAGGCAATGTAGCCACTGCAGACAATTTTGTGCCTTTGCCCATCTTTAACGAGGTAGGCATATTATTCTTGATTGGTCTGGTGGGATGGATGCCAACGGCCGTTGAAGCTTCTAGCTGGATCAGTCTTTGGACCATAGAAAAATTTAAGATCACCAATACCAAATTATCACTACCAGAAGCCCTACAGGAATTTAATGTGGGATATCTTCTGACGGGCCTACTGGCCATTTTCTTTATGGTCATCGGCTGGATGACCTTGTACGGCACCAATACGGTAATCAGTGGCAATGCTGTTGCTTTTTCTGATCAATTAATACAAATGTTCACCACCCATATTGGGGAGTGGACCTATGCCTTTATTGCTACTGCAGCCTTTGCCACCATGTTCAGCACCTGTATGACGGCACATGATGCGCTGGCACGGGTCAGCTTGGATATCATTGGCCTACTATCCCCAAAAACAAAAACCAATAAACTACAATTTTCAGTGGCAATTATTCTCTTGGCTATAGTGAACTTTTTGGTCATTACCGTTTTTAGTGGCAATATGGGGCAATTGGTGGCCTTGGCAACCTTTGTCTCTTTTGTCCTGGCTCCCATCATTGGATATATGAACCTAAAAAATGTAATGAGCACGGATTTACCGGCATCGGCACAACCTGGTAAAGGCTTGAGAATAATGACCTATTTGGGTATTCTTTTCCTCAGTTTTTTTGCCATTTATTACTGTTGGATGATCTTCTTTTAA